The Elusimicrobiota bacterium DNA segment CGCGTCGACTCCGGCGCCGAGGGCGTGGGCCGGGCCACCACCCGCTCGGTGGTGTTCTCCATCGTGATGATCATCGCGGCGGACTGCGCCATCACGACGCTGTTCTACTTCGTGCTGGGGGACTAGGGGCATGGCTGAGGAGCCGGTGATCGCGGTCCAGGACCTGGTCCAGCGGTTCGCGGACCGGGCGGTGCTCGACGGGATCAGCTTCCAGGTCCGGCGGGGCGAGATCCTGGTCATCATGGGCGGCAGCGGCTGCGGCAAGTCCACCCTTCTGCGCGCCCTCATCGGCTCCCTGCGCCCCACCTCGGGCTCCATCAGCCTCTTGGGCGAGGACATCACGCGACTGGACGCCGCCGGGCTCGACCGCATGCGCCAGAAGATCGGCGTGCTCTTCCAGTCCGGGGCCCTGTTCAACTCCCTGACCTTGGGGGAGAACATCGCCCTGCCCCTGCAGGAGCATACGGACTTGGCGCCCGACGTGGTCGAGATCATGGTCAAGATGAAGCTCGAGATGGTCGGCCTGCGCGACTTCGAGCACCTCAAGCCCGCCCAGATCAGCGGGGGCATGAAGAAGCGCGTGGGCCTGGCGCGCGCGCTGGCGCTCGACCCGGAGCTCATGTTCTACGACGAGCCCTCCGCGGGCCTCGACCCGGTGGCCAGCGCCATGATCGACGAGCTCATGATGGACCTCAACCGCAAGACCGGGGTGACTTCCATCGTGGTGACCCACGACATGGGCAGCGCCTTCAAGATCGCCCACCGCATGATCCTGCTCTTCCGGGGGAAAGTGGTGGCCGAGGGGACGCCCGCGCAGATCCGCGCGGCGCCGGACCCGCTGGTGCGGCAGTTCATCAACGGCCTGGCCGACGGCCCGATCCCGATGCGCGTGTCGAAGAAGGACTACGTCGACGACCTGCTGGGCCTGGGCTCGGACATCCTGGAGGAGCGCCGGCTCTGAGAGCGGCTTTTGGGGGGACCATGTACACTCGTTCGGAGATCAAGGCGGGGGCGGTGATCCTGGCGTCGGCCGCGCTCTGCGCCGTCGCCTTGGTGGCGGCCGGCCGCTTCGGCTCGTTCTTCGCCAAGAAGCAGACCCTGCGCGTCCTCTTCACCGACGTGCAGGGCCTCAAGGTCGACGACCCGGTGCAGGTCATGGGCCTGGAATGCGGCAAGGTCCGCGCGCTGACGGTCGCCCATTACCAGGACCAGGCCGGCCTCTCCGTCCCGGCCGTGGAGGTGACGGCTCGTATCGCCTACCCCGAGCCCCTGGCCGATGACACCAAGGTCATGGTGGACTGCTCTTTGACCGGCAGCACGGTGCTCAAGATCGAGCCCGGGCGGTCCGCGCAGCGCCTGGGACCGGACCAGAGGCTGATGGGAGCGGCCCCGGTCTCCATGACCGAGATCGCCAACAAGGCCGGCCTCATGGTCAAGCGCATCGACGAGTTCGTCGCGGACGTGACCGACCGCAACATCTCGGGCGCGGTCCGCGCCTCCGTGCTGAACCTCAAGAAGGTCAGCGATGAAGCCAGAACCGTGATGACCTCCCTGAACCAGACCGTCCCCGGCACGGAGGCCAGCCTCGACCACAGCGTGAAGAACATCGAGTCCCTCTCCAAGTCGCTCAGGGAGTCTTTGGCCGGCAACCAGGCCCGCATCAGCGAGACCGTCATCAACATGCACGCCGCGTCGCAGTCATTGGCCCGGGTCGGGGAGAACATGGACCAGCTCGTGGCCAGGAGCAAAGAGCCCGTCCACGGTGCGGTCAGCGACGCGGCCAAGGCCGCGGCCAACATGAAGGCCCTGACCCGCGAGGTGCGCTGGCAGCCCTGGCTCCTGCTCCACAAGCCCAACGCGGCCGACATCCGCGAGCGCAGCGTCTATAACGCGGCCTTGGAGTTCAGCGAGGGCGCCGAGAGCCTCAACGGCGCGGTCCAGTCGCTGGCGGCCTATATGGCCGCGGCCAAGGGCGACGCGGCCAAGCTCGACTCCGAGAAGTTCAAGGGCCTGGTGGCGCAGA contains these protein-coding regions:
- a CDS encoding ABC transporter ATP-binding protein, producing the protein MAEEPVIAVQDLVQRFADRAVLDGISFQVRRGEILVIMGGSGCGKSTLLRALIGSLRPTSGSISLLGEDITRLDAAGLDRMRQKIGVLFQSGALFNSLTLGENIALPLQEHTDLAPDVVEIMVKMKLEMVGLRDFEHLKPAQISGGMKKRVGLARALALDPELMFYDEPSAGLDPVASAMIDELMMDLNRKTGVTSIVVTHDMGSAFKIAHRMILLFRGKVVAEGTPAQIRAAPDPLVRQFINGLADGPIPMRVSKKDYVDDLLGLGSDILEERRL
- a CDS encoding MlaD family protein codes for the protein MYTRSEIKAGAVILASAALCAVALVAAGRFGSFFAKKQTLRVLFTDVQGLKVDDPVQVMGLECGKVRALTVAHYQDQAGLSVPAVEVTARIAYPEPLADDTKVMVDCSLTGSTVLKIEPGRSAQRLGPDQRLMGAAPVSMTEIANKAGLMVKRIDEFVADVTDRNISGAVRASVLNLKKVSDEARTVMTSLNQTVPGTEASLDHSVKNIESLSKSLRESLAGNQARISETVINMHAASQSLARVGENMDQLVARSKEPVHGAVSDAAKAAANMKALTREVRWQPWLLLHKPNAADIRERSVYNAALEFSEGAESLNGAVQSLAAYMAAAKGDAAKLDSEKFKGLVAQIHASLENSAALEQRLWQQLTEKSREKLR